The Coffea arabica cultivar ET-39 chromosome 3c, Coffea Arabica ET-39 HiFi, whole genome shotgun sequence genome contains a region encoding:
- the LOC113733847 gene encoding uncharacterized protein isoform X2, which produces MVKVRMNTADVAAEVKCMRRLIGMRCSNVYDLSPKTYVFKLMNSSGVTESGESEKVLLLMESGVRLHTTAYLRDKSNTPSGFTLKLRKHIRTRRLEDVRQLGYDRIVLFQFGLGANAHYVILELYAQGNILLTDSQFMVMTLLRSHRDDDKGLAIMSRHRYPVEVCRIFERTSTEKLQAALTRSMEPAGTESVDGSEQVNNASDVCQGMESDRKVANCRESNKKVNDGARSKHPTLKVVLGEALGYGPALLEHIILDAGLIPNTKVAKNFKLEDDTLQLLVGAVSKFEDWLEDIISGDKIPEGFILMQQKNTGKRDVTFSTTGSSGQIYDEFCPLLLNQFKLRDCKSFETFDAALDEFYSKIESQRVEQQQKAKESSAMQKLTKIRNDQENRVLSLKKEVEHCIKMAELIEYNLEDVDAAILAVRVALANGMSWEDLAHMVKEEKKSGNPVASVIDKLHLERNCMTLLLSNNLDEMDDDEKTQPVDKVEVDLALSAHANARRWYDMKKRQESKQEKTVTAHEKAFKAAERKTRLQLSQEKTVAAITHMRKVHWFEKFNWFISSENYLIISGRDAQQNELIVKRYMSKGDLYVHADLHGASSTVIKNHKPEYPVPPLTLNQAGCFTVCHSQAWDSKIVTSAWWVYPHQVSKTAPTGEYLTAGSFMIRGKKNFLPPHPLIMGFGVLFRLDESSLGAHLNERRVRGEEEEINDVEQSESFGEISESESEKAVSDEKLASKLQSIPVSSEDKLMLVDIPSAANSSDGINVLGDHADSNLHNNFLNNNDAVSVSAENSFPSVSPQLEDLIDRALELGSAKIYGGTQTTSVESVDEHDHKATEATGRDKPYISKAQRKILKKGQKDTIGTTINNGKGEAEGNHNSARQLEKNVETSKISGGKISRGQRSKLKKMKEKYADQDEEERSIRMALLAASGKVHKNNEVVHDKETTMSTEEIPVTGFENAPRVCFKCKKPGHLSRDCREYPDGVQSTPDGLEEKSRANLNYAANTVDRITMEEDDIHEIGEEEKGKLIDVDYLTGNPMPNDVLLYAVPVCGPYSALQSYKYRVKLVPGPVKKGKGAAFLTKKCCCP; this is translated from the exons ATGGTGAAGGTACGAATGAACACGGCCGATGTGGCCGCCGAGGTCAAGTGCATGCGCCGACTAATCGGCATGCGGTGTTCCAATGTCTATGACCTCTCCCCCAAG ACGTATGTGTTTAAGCTGATGAATAGCAGCGGAGTAACAGAATCAGGGGAGAGTGAGAAGGTGTTGTTGTTGATGGAAAGCGGAGTCAGATTGCATACCACTGCTTATCTTAG GGACAAAAGCAATACGCCATCAGGATTTACGCTAAAATTGAGGAAGCATATAAGGACCAGGAGGCTTGAAGATGTACGGCAACTTGGTTATGATAGG ATTGTTCTATTCCAATTTGGACTTGGTGCCAATGCGCACTATGTAATATTGGAACTCTATGCCCAAGGAAATATTCTCCTTACAGATTCTCAGTTCATGGTCATGACACTTCTGCGATCACACAG AGATGATGATAAAGGTTTAGCAATCATGTCGCGCCATCGCTATCCGGTTGAAGTATGTCGAATTTTTGAACGGACTAGCACTGAAAAGCTGCAGGCAGCCCTAACACGTTCAATGGAACCTGCTGGAACTGAATCTGTGGATGGGAGTGAACAGGTAAACAATGCTTCTGATGTATGCCAAGGGATGGAGAGTGACCGCAAAGTGGCAAATTGTAGGGAGTCTAACAAGAAGGTTAATGATGGAGCTCGTTCCAAGCATCCTACCTTAAAGGTTGTTCTTGGCGAGGCTTTGGGCTATGGACCAGCATTGTTGGAACATATTATTCTAGACGCTGGTCTTATACCGAATACAAAAGTTGCTAAGAATTTCAAATTAGAAGATGATACTCTACAGCTGCTGGTGGGTGCTGTTTCCAAGTTTGAAGATTGGCTAGAGGACATTATATCAGGTGATAAAATCCCTGAAGGTTTCATATTGATGCAGCAAAAGAATACGGGGAAGAGGGACGTCACCTTTTCAACTACAGGAAGTTCTGGACag ATTTACGATGAATTCTGCCCTTTGTTGCTGAACCAATTCAAGTTGAGGGATTGCAAAAGTTTTGAGACCTTTGATGCTGCATTAGATGAATTCTACAGTAAAATAGAAAGTCAGCGTGTTGAACAACAGCAAAAAGCTAAAGAGAGCTCTGCAATGCAGAAGCTGACCAAGATCCGTAATgatcag GAAAATCGGGTACTTTcattgaagaaagaagttgaaCATTGCATTAAAATGGCAGAGCTTATAGAATATAACTTGGAAGATGTTGATGCAGCCATATTAGCTGTCCGTGTTGCTCTTGCAAATGGTATGAGTTGGGAGGATCTGGCTCACATGGTGAAAGAGGAGAAAAAATCTGGAAACCCTGTAGCCAGCGTCATTGATAAGCTCCATCTAGAAAGAAATTGCATGACATTGCTGCTCAGTAACAATCTTGATGAAATGGATGATGATGAAAAGACACAACCTGTGGACAAG GTAGAAGTTGATCTGGCACTCTCAGCCCATGCAAATGCTCGGAGGTGGTATGATATGAAGAAGAGGCAAGAGAGCAAACAGGAAAAAACTGTAACTGCTCATGAAAAAGCTTTTAAGGCTGCTGAGAGAAAGACTCGCCTTCAGCTTTCTCAG GAAAAAACTGTTGCAGCAATTACACATATGCGCAAGGTTCACTGGTTTGAGAAGTTTAATTGGTTCATTAGCAGTGAAAATTATCTTATTATTAGTGGGCGGGATGCCCAACAAAATGAGTTGATAGTAAAGCGCTACATGTCTAAAGGAGACCT GTATGTACATGCGGATCTTCACGGAGCTTCCAGTACTGTGATCAAGAACCACAAGCCTGAATATCCTGTACCCCCGCTCACTTTGAACCAAGCAGGATGTTTCACC GTTTGCCACAGCCAAGCATGGGACTCAAAGATAGTTACAAGTGCTTGGTGGGTCTATCCTCACCAGGTCAGTAAAACTGCTCCTACTGGGGAATATCTGACAGCTGGAAGTTTCATGATCCGTGGAAAGAAGAATTTTCTTCCTCCTCACCCTCTCATTATGGGCTTTGGAGTGTTATTTCGCTTAGATGAAAGTTCTTTGGGGGCTCACTTAAATGAAAGGAGAGTAAGAGGTGAAGAAGAAGAGATAAATGACGTTGAACAAAGCGAGTCTTTTGGAGAAATCTCTGAATCCGAGTCAGAGAAAGCAGTCTCTGATGAAAAGCTTGCTTCCAAATTGCAGAGCATTCCggtttcatcagaagacaaaTTAATGCTAGTGGACATACCTTCTGCAGCTAACTCTAGTGATGGGATTAATGTATTGGGTGATCATGCTGATAGCAATTTGCATAACAATTTTCTTAATAATAATGATGCTGTATCTGTATCTGCCGAGAATTCCTTTCCTTCTGTCTCACCGCAGCTGGAGGATCTTATTGATAGAGCTCTTGAGCTTGGATCTGCAAAAATTTATGGTGGTACTCAAACTACTTCTGTGGAATCAGTGGATGAGCATGATCATAAAGCAACAGAAGCAACAGGGAGAGACAAACCATATATATCTAAAGCACAAAGAAAGATACTCAAGAAAGGACAAAAAGATACTATTGGTACAACCATAAATAATGGAAAAGGAGAGGCTGAGGGAAATCATAATTCTGCAAGACAACTTGAGAAAAATGTTGAAACTTCAAAGATCAGTGGTGGAAAGATCAGCCGAGGGCAGAGGAGTAAGCTTAAGAAGATGAAGGAAAAGTATGCCGACCAGGATGAGGAGGAGCGGAGCATCAGAATGGCTTTATTGGCC GCTTCTGGGAAGGTGCACAAAAATAATGAAGTTGTACATGATAAAGAGACCACAATGAGTACTGAAGAAATACCTGTTACTG GTTTTGAAAATGCTCCAAGGGTGTGTTTTAAATGTAAAAAGCCAGGTCATTTATCCCGGGACTGTCGTGAATACCCTGATGGTGTACAGAGTACTCCAGATGGTTTGGAGGAAAAGTCTCGTGCGAATTTGAACTATGCTGCTAACACTGTGGACAGGATAACGATGGAGGAAGATGATATTCATGAAATAGGGGAAGAAGAGAAAGGGAAACTAATTGATGTGGACTACTTGACTGGAAATCCAATGCCAAATGATGTTCTGTTGTATGCTGTTCCTGTCTGTGGTCCATATAGTGCTCTGCAGTCGTACAAATATCGTGTGAAGTTGGTTCCTGGACcagtaaagaaaggaaaaggtgCTGCTTTTTTAACTAAAAAGTGTTGTTGTCCTTGA